Below is a window of Camelina sativa cultivar DH55 chromosome 11, Cs, whole genome shotgun sequence DNA.
TTCCCTGCATTCCCCCACAAAACCCAACCGAGAATATGTCACAAGATTTtctcgagaaaaaaaaacagaggaaatgcGAAGAAACAAGAAGTTAAAGTACCTGTTGTTTAACACCAAGGGGATAAATGTCGCCATAAGTTATTTTCCAGGTGAAGAATCTATAAGGGTTGTCTCCAAATACACCATTGATTAGAACCAGAAGAAGAACTATAGAGACTTTGCAAGAATCTCtcatttttgtttacttttctctctttctggttttcttgttttgggGGCTTGGAGATTATTGAATTGAGTCTGAGACTGAGAAGAGGTGTAGATCCATATACAGAGGATTTTGAAGAATCTATTAATGATGCCCCTCTTAAATATTAGTGGTAGTGGCAGTGGCACCGACGTAATTATTATGTTTGGGTattgaagaaatatatttatttttaatagaaaatggTAGTAACTTATTTCCTCGAACATAGTCGAATGTTATCAATATcttcaaatttgattttatcaAGCAATGAACATACTTAATCTATGTTTGAGTTGAGGGTTTTATTTTGCATAATTAACAATGGGTTGTAAATTCAATTGACAACAATATCAAAATAAGATTAAGCCAAGCGAGCGTCATTTCAAATCTTTTCACACCGTACAATATATATCGTTGGGGACTTTGTTTTCTAGTATTCCCACAGTTACCATTACAAAATTATGCCATAATCATAGTTAGTTATGCAATAGGAAAAAATCatagttaattaaatttgtcATAAGATTCTCTGCCTTTTTACTCTTTTCAGATCTCACTCATAAAAAAGTtgacattaattttatttaaaaacatgttttggaCTTCTTTGGGTCAAGAGTAGTAAGCATCGACCATCGCTCCGTATTGTCCGCAAGTGAAGATGTTTTTTCGAAACGCGGCGTGTTGTGAGCTGTCAGGAAGGTAAACATCATGTGTCTCTGTTAAATCTTCTATTGAATAATCGAACCGTCGGATTAAATATTAGCCTAAGTCAATGCTTATATGGACGGTGGTGATCACAGATCAGAGTTATTGAGGTGAGGGTGTACGGTGGatatgaagaggaagaaacaagTTTCTGCGTTTTCACGTGCTTGAGTACCAATTCTGCAATCTGCACTATATTAGCAAATATTGTAGAAAAAgacaaattaacaaatatacTGTTATTTGAAGTGGTGTTATATATCACAATGGAAATAACCAAAGTTCTTGCATGTGTGAATGTAAAATGTGGTCATGTTTTTGTAGTCATATGtacattcaaccaaaaaaaagtctgGTTTTTGTCATCAGCCCGAAATTTTCGGTAGAAGAAAAGTCCTTTGAAGAATTTGTGAATTATACGTTTTTAGCTTAGTTATATAAATTGTAATTATTCTTAACTatgaaaatttggttttttttttaattgtagtttagtttcttttataggtttttaaaatttttttgacacaGGGCTAGCTAGAACCCTTAGCTCAATCGAGGTTGAACCTTGTTGGCCTAgttcaattttggtttggtcTCTCGAATATGAAGAGATTATTAGGGCTTGCCAATGAGTAGTAATACGAATGGACAACAGAACATTTTTCATTGGAGTGGGGAAATTGACAATATAATGGATCGAACTACAGTTAACAATGTGACCATAAAGGCCCAGTAATACTAATTCGGAAtgcattttgaattttatagtgTTACAGTGGCATCTATCTCAGGTTGTACAAGTCTATGCAGAGATAATTGGAGTTGCatagttttatttgttaagtATACACGGCCATCATTTTGACTACTATCTAATTGTTTGTTATATGGTTCTTTAAGAATTCTAAAGTCTAGACAATTGTTTTCTgaactttgtttatttatagCCTAATAAgctcttatagttttaaaaatcgctaggCAATTTAGATATAATCTTGGTGGAGCACCGCCGCCGAACGATTAACCGACACCTCGGCGGCCACGTTTTAAAACAAGGGTTAATaataacatacaaaaagaaaagaaaaaaaactataactagAATATCAATTTAATAGCAAATATATCAGGTCACAATCACAACTAATCATCTTCCATGTATGTAATAGTTACTAGATCAATTCGTTATTAACATTTCATATCTTATACTTCAAAGTTCGATACAATTacgagaatttgttagaaatactctTTTTAGAtgcccttttcaaaaatacaccattttttaaaacatttttatttttacattcttttatacaattacaatatgttaaagaaatttttagaatatttttttaggttgttggattctctattttacatttagaatatagttttgaggggttactgtttagtatttggagtttatgacttaaaatttagttattttatacatagaacagagatatttttgaaaataaaaaacatgaaaaactatttttaaaaactgacacaaaaaaattgatatttttgaaaaagataagGGTTCCAAAAGACaatcaattattatgttatttaaatatatattttaaaaaaaatgaaaatgtgttAGATTAATTTGGTCACATGCAATAGAATGCAACTAGGTAGGTGATAGTAAGCAGGTATAGTAAAGTGTAGAATTGTATAACTAAAACACGATCGATCAAGTTGGTGAACTTTCCCATGCTTGCTAATTTATGGATGACATAATCTAATACGTGACTGATTTACTCTATTAGTGACCTTTTAATTAGTTGGAAATTAACAAAACTTAACAACTCACTTATTATATAATACTTTGGCAATGGTAATCACGATAGATACAAAATGGACCGTTGAATGTCagcttaaaatatataaagtgaaCTATTTGTTATAATGTCGCTGTATATGATGGATGAATCATACTCCACAGATAATAAAATTGATggtaaaaacaataataaatgaGTAAATCTTATCTTTACATGAACtacaatcttattatataaatcttcgTTTTTAAAGTTAGTAATTTATATAATCGCAACATATGTTAattatatcgataatattttaacatgtgtgaaaataaaatttatttaataattattaaaaactaaaaaatcctaataaataaaaagattacaattaatatttttgaaagtacataaaatcaaaaataatatattatatcactaattctaatagaaaagttatctattaaattactaatttcaatagaaaaatatgtcaaattaataaggaaaatatttgcaatttaattgcaattattatttattataatcatatagtaaaaagaaatttatacaaaaaatgattaaagtatgaaaaggtttaaagtgttaaaattagtgattaacattctactatattaattgagaagtacaaaattaaaaataaccttaaaaagtgtaaaaaattacatgtaaTTGCCCTTAGAAATTGTTAAATAAAGACTGCTGAGGCtataaaaaagataattagtaattattaaaaattaaaaatcctaCTATGTTAATTAACCAAAATCGCAGGTTTACATGGATAATCAATTCATCTGAATTAAatacagaaaccaaaaaatctaaaccaaaaaaatattgccTTACAAAATCTTTATcctcttaacaaaaaaatctcaaaccatGAATTTTTAAAAGGCTTAAGTTATTTTAAAGGTATCTATAATCAAAggtttaaactattttattcattgttacagcctcaattttttttttatgtcactttttcaataaatatgttaaaaattaaaaaaattgctaAGATTCTAAACCAACAATTTCAATCACcaaccattataaataatttaattaataaattatttttacaaatttttaaaaaataaaatgttcagcccgcggtttaccgcgggttagtacctagtaaTGTAATTATTTCCACATTTCCACTTGGCACTCAACTGTTATGTACTCaactttacataaacaaataattttctcataataatgtttttgaatttttgattaatttattataatgcTGGACAAATAGTAAAACTATTACTTATGAGAtttcaaaatatgaaacaaatatatttaggatattgttactttttttaaatatgagattaaattagttttcagtttttttgaaaattatgttttattaatttttagtttttataaaatattaagtaaggtttaatttgatacaatgcacattctttttatatgaaaattataattgttATTCATTGGGATTAAGTGCgtagaattaaaatctaattttgttaTCATGTAATAATATACAAAAGATTGTATCACAAGATGAAGTGTGTTAACTCtaaatctaatttaaaataaaaatcaaattaatattttgaatataacttaaaattttatatattttttttatattcgcGGTCtagttaggaaaaaaacaattgtcgtacactaattaaaaattattttggaaaatacaaaaaaaaataataggaaAATGTTCTTTTAGGCCCAAAAAGGCCCAAAACCAAACCCTGGTCTGTGTTCGGTTCTTTCACCTGCGCCGCCGCGTTCTCACAGTTTTTTGCTCACGATCAAGAGCTTTTCTCCGATCGATCTTCCTCGCCTTCTTTCATGTAAgttctctctctcatttcatTTCCAGTGTTGATTCATACTACTATGAGGGATTAAGTAAAACGAGATCGATAAACCTAAGTTGCTCCTGTTCTACTGGAGTCGAGAGGATTTAATCCTTAGATTTTGGAATCGTAATTGTTTAGATAACGAAACCCAGTTACGGAATCGTTGCGTTGAGCTTATGAAGCCCTAATTTCATGTGATTTAGGTAGATTTAGCTCTAAAGATTGTTTCTTTCACAACTTTTTCAACCGATCTGCTATAATTTTGAGAGGTTCTTGACTAAGTGTTGAGCTTATTTGATTACATTTTCAACTGCTACTGCTGCTGTGTAAGATATATCATCTTTACAGacattttgtttctgtttatcTATCTGCAGAAGCAATGGCTGGGAAAGCTGCAGAAACTGTGGCAAAGACAGTGACGGGTCCATGGAGGGCAAAACTCGATAAGTACAGGACCGAGCTGACTAAAGGAGTGTGGGGTTACTGGGAGATGGGAGCATGGAAACCGTTAGGGATAAGCGCTCGAAGGAGGGCGATGCTGAGGAAAGAAGTGTTGACTAATGGAGAAGATTGGCCTTACGATCCAGAGAGGAAAGCGATGAGGACAAAGAGGAAAGGTCATAAATGCGATAGGATCTCAgctgagaaaagagagaacacGGCCAAACTTATGTTGAAGATGCCTCAGATGCTTCTTGATTACAAGAAGAGAAGGTGGGataagaagatgaaggaagaagagaaagctaaAGAAGACAAGTAATCATATTTTGATTGATGCGACAGACTATAACTACTGTTCGTCTTGGTCTTGAATGAATAATCATAAactcttgttgtttgattgttatGAAAAATCTCGGATTTTGGTTTTCGAATAGAGATGGTTGAATTGGATATGAGAGCTCACTCAAGTTTGCATTCTTGTTCTCTTTAGTAACCCAAGCGTTGTTGTGGTTTTACGTAACCCAACAGACACATTTTAACTGTAAAAAATGGTTTATGGAGTACTCAATTACGAATTGTTGTGATTTCTATGAGATATttacactttatttttttgtttttatatctaaatcacctattttttttctttataagaTTAAGATAGGATCTATtgtaaatagaaaatagaaaatcgAAACCGTTTAAGcgtgtaaaaatataatttaggatTTAAGTGTGATTTGTGTTAAGAAGCCTAATAGAGAAAAAAGTTATGTTGGGCAAATGTTGACTAAGCTTTCTCTACCACACGACTAAAAAGTGACGGAAGCAATGATATATAGAAAATGCAAATGCCGCCACCCAAATTAAAAAGACGTCTAGGTCCAATGAACCTTGGTTTCACCTGCTTCTTTTATAATCATCCCATTTCTCTCCTAGAtcttaaacacacaaaattttaaaaacaaaaccaaaacaacaacaaccttaAAGATCATATTTTTGGAGAAGCTTTGGTTTggtctgaaaaaaaaatggcacTAGCTATcaacgtttcttcttcttcatcttcttctgtgATCTCAGCCTCAAGCTTCCCTTCTTCAGAGCTCAAAggtaatgttttttatttttttaataccaaTTCGTGAGAAATCTTAGGGATCATTGTCGAATCTAACTTGATCTGTTGTATGATTCGTTCATTACAGCACCACAAATCGGTTCGTTGAGGTTATTTGATCGTATCAATGTCTCTGCGGCGTCTCTGAGTCTGTCTGGGAAGCGATCATCCGTGAAAGCTCTAAACGTGCAATCAATTACAAAGGAATCCATGGTTGCTTCTGGTAAGTTCTCGTTCGATCTTGGTTAATTTGGTTTGTtaacaaacttttaaattatgtttatgCTAATGATCTTATGTTTCATTACAAAGCAGAGGTTACAGAGAAGCTAGATGTGGTGGAAGTTGAAGACTTTGAGGAACTAGCAAAAAGGCTAGAGAATGCTTCTCCTCTTGAAATTATGGACAAAGCTCTTGAGAAGTTTGGGAATGACATTGCTATTGCCTTTAGGTAATGTATTGGATCATGAGAATACTATAAAGgaatggttttttattttattttagtttgctGATTTGGAGTTTTGTTCTGTTGGTTTGGTTTCAGTGGAGCTGAAGATGTAGCTCTCATTGAGTATGCTCATTTAACTGGAAGACCTTATAGGGTTTTCAGTTTGGATACAGGGAGGTTGAATCCAGAAACATATAGACTCTTTGATACCGTGGAGAAACATTACGGTATTAGGATTGAGTATATGTTTCCTGATGCTGTTGAGGTTCAAGCTTTGGTAAAGAACAAGGGTTTGTTCTCTTTCTATGAAGATGGTCACCAAGAGTGCTGCCGTATTAGAAAGGTGAGACCTTTGAGGCGTGCTTTGAAGGGTTTACGCGCTTGGATCACTGGTCAGAGGAAAGATCAATCACCTGGAACAAGATCAGAGATTCCGGTTGTTCAGGTTGATCCTGTGTTTGAAGGATTAGATGGTGGAGCTGGTAGTTTGGTGAAGTGGAATCCTGTTGCCAATGTTGAAGGAAACGATGTTTGGAACTTCTTGAGGACTATGGATGTTCCTGTGAACACACTTCACGCTGCAGGTTATGTTTCCATTGGGTGTGAGCCTTGCACGAGAGCTGTTTTGCCTGGTCAGCATGAGAGGGAAGGGAGATGGTGGTGGGAAGATGCTAAGGCTAAAGAGTGTGGACTTCACAAAGGGAATATCAAGGAGAATACTAATGGAAACGCAACTGCTAACGTCAATGGGAAATCCACTGTTGCGGATATCTTCAATAGCGAGAATGTTGTGAGCTTGAGTAGGCAAGGGATTGAGAATTTGATGAAGTTGGAGAACAGGAATGAGGCTTGGATCGTTGTGCTTTACGCACCGTGGTGCCCGTTTTGTCAGGCAATGGAAGCTTCGTTCGATGAATTGGCGGATAAGTTGGGTGGTAATGGCGTGAAGGTTGCAAAGTTTAGAGCTGATGGTGATCAGAAGGAATTTGCCAAAAGTGAGTTGCAGCTTGGAAGCTTTCCGACAATACTTGTGTTCCCAAAGAACTCTTCAAGACCAATCAAGTATCCATCAGAGAAGAGAGATGTTGATTCTTTGACATCGTTCTTGAATCTTGTTCGGTAAAACCTCAAAAATCCGCCGACTTTACaatgagaaagagatcaatAAGAAACCTTTTAGTCTCGTTCCAGAATGCTAGAACAGATAAAGGTGGCGCGATGAGATTCTCTATTGaatctttttgctttttgtatAGCTGTGTGTTAAAACAATCACATCAAGGTTTTTGCCTTTTTGTGTTTACCAGTTacagttttcacttttcagtgTATTACTCTTTTTGCCTTTGTAAATGATATTGAACAAGTTTTCCAAGGTCGATtactttcatatgaaagtaAAATATGGAAGTAACTCATTAGCCCCAATATCAAGTTCACCAAAAGCAAGAGAgggtaagaaaaaagaaagttttcTGAATAAATCCAGAAGGCAAAAGAGATTCAAGCATCCAAAGCAaagtaaaaataagaaaccAGAGACTAAGGAAGCAATGTACATCTTATCTTcctgaatttatgtatgtacaTCAAAGTCATccgaaagattgatttttattcAAGCAACGGTAAGAGACCCAAAAGTGTTCTCTCCGCTGTAAGTCATGTAGAGGAACCCATCTTCATCTTTGTGCTCTTCATAGATTGCAGACATCAACGCAGCTGTCaggaaataaacaaatacaaagtGAAACTGAGTAAGCGGTAAATAAAGAAACTTTGATCTTAAATGGTGTTATAAAGAGTTCTAAAACTCTTACCAGTTGGAGGCAAAGTGTTCTTGACAAAGACAAAGATAGCTTTCTCAGCTCCAAGCTTGATCCTTTTGCGAACCACGTACACAAACTGTCCCACGGTTAGATCTGCTGGTACAAGATACCTAAAAGAACATATTTGTGAGCATACTTTTTAAGATTATGATAGCACAAAGAGACACAAAAAGAGATGAGTAAAAAAGCCAATACACTCACTTCTTCTTGTCAATGTCAGGGACATCACTCTGTCCAGCCTTTTCCACAATCACCTACACAAACAATCCCATATTCTAATATTGGAACAATGCTTTTAAACTATATTTAGTAAAAAACGAATCCACTGTGGCATTCATGAGCTCTTACTGGGATTCTATCAGGATACTTCTCTCTGATCCGAGTAGATTCACTCATCCTTGCCTCTGTTTtaacataacaaaaccaaaacattagTCACAAGTAAATCACCAAACAGagatacacacaaaaaaagagaagacggAAGAATCAAAACTATATGCAGAGATTAAATCTGATCTAGAAGAGACAAAACTAATCAAGATTGTTTTATAACATCAAAACAAGACACCTCAACGAAATTAAGTGATTGAAAACTCGATCAcgcaaaatcttttaaagaataAGAAAGGGATTTTGAAGTAACATACCAAGAGGGTTAGAAACCTTGAAAGAACTCTTAGCCATGGCGATTCGATTGGTATCTGCAAATTTCAagcaagaaaaaatcataattgaATTAGATTCCTAAACACGATCAATGATTCAATATAACCGTCTCTTAGATCAGAGGAAAGAAACCCAGAAGCCAAAAAAATATCGAACTGATGAGAAGAAACATaccgtaagaagaagaaactgaataCGATTCGTTGAAACTTAGGGTttgctaagaaaaaaaaaatctgattttgattGAAACAGGGAGaagaatcgagagagagagaagtcaaTATCAAAAGAGAAAGGGGCTTAATTAataaagagtatataaaatttaatttataattaagttaGGGTTTTCTAATGGGTTGCCTACACGGAAACGTAACTTTGATCTGTTTTGGGAATCAGTAAACCCACTTGGATTGGCTTACAAGTAATCCCTTACACTTGTCTTACGTCAGAGACACTTATTGGCCATTGGGCGTAACTGGGCCTTTATATCGAACTTGTTTGTATAAATCTCTTAATGTTTTCGACTTTTTCGTAATGTATTAAGCTAATGATGGCTCAATTGTTGTTATACAAACTTATCCCCAAGTttctaaaattgtaaaaaaaatttgtcatgAACCGTTTGCTAGTTTGGTACTTTGCTTACTGAGTTGCATAAGACATAACCAAACTGAAACTGAGTTCGTTCACTTCAGATTCCGACTACTAACCCTAACCaaatcttgtcttttttttttttttataatatatatataactatttgaTCGGTACTATAAACTGAACAAACTATATACCAAAATCCAGCCAAACTTATTGTATGTCGGCAATTCAAATTTAGTACGGGTGATAGTACTCAATTGTATAAACTGAAGTTCATCAAAACAAGtactttttaatttacatatacATTTTGAAAAATAGATCTTACTATAGTAAAACCAAATTACGTACTTGTGTAAATTGGCTACGAAACCAATCCAAATCcgatttgtttttgaaacaaTACAATTTTCAGTTTCGTTTTGGTTTTAGAATATCAAAAGCCAAAGGATTAAAACAACAAACCGAAACAGGTAAAGAGATACATATACCCATCCCCTAGTTGCTGCTGTAACATTGAAAAGTGAAAGCTAAATGAGCAGTAATATGGCACGAGCCCTTAATCTTATGTCGGACCAAAAATGCTAGTATTATTCCCAACATTTTCTCTCTTGATCGAGCCCAAAATTGGCGAAGAGATCGAGAGAGGCTTTCAAAACTTCACAATCAAAGGTTCCAAAGTATATGCCATTTCGTTTTTctctaaattataattttaattagNNNNNNNNNNNNNNNNNNNNNNNNNNNNNNNNNNNNNNNNNNNNNNNNNNNNNNNNNNNNNNNNNNNNNNNNNNNNNNNNNNNNNNNNNNNNNNNNNNNNNNNNNNNNNNNNNNNNNNNNNNNNNNNNNNNNNNNNNNNNNNNNNNNNNNNNNNNNNNNNNNNNNNNNNNNNNNNNNNNNNNNNNNNNNNNNNNNNNNNNNNNNNNNNNNNNNNNNNNNNNNNNNNNNNNNNNNNNNNNNNNNNNNNNNNNNNNNNNNNNNNNNNNNNNNNNNNNNNNNNNNNNNNNNNNNNNNNNNNNNNNNNNNNNNNNNNNNNNNNNNNNNNNNNNNNNNNNNNNNNNNNNNNNNNNNNNNNNNNNNNNNNNNNNNNNNNNNNNNNNNNNNNNNNNNNNNNNNNNNNNNNNNNNNNNNNNNNNNNNNNNNNNNNNNNNNNNNNNNNNNNNNNNNNNNNNNNNNNNNNNNNNNNNNNNNNNNNNNNNNNNNNNNNNNNNNNNNNNNNNNNNNNNNNNNNNNNNNNNNNNNNNNNNNNNNNNNNNNNNNNNNNNNNNNNNNNNNNNNNNNNNNNNNNNNNNNNNNNNNNNNNNNNNNNNNNNNNNNNNNNNNNNNNNNNNNNNNNNNNNNNNNNNNNNNNNNNNNNNNNNNNNNNNNNNNNNNNNNNNNNNNNNNNNNNNNNNNNNNNNNNNNNNNNNNNNNNNNNNNNNNNNNNNNNNNNNNNNNNNNNNNNNNNNNNNNNNNNNNNNNNNNNNNNNNNNNNNNNNNNNNNNNNNNNNNNNNNNNNNNNNNNNNNNNNNNNNNNNNNNNNNNNNNNNNNNNNNNNNNNNNNNNNNNNNNNNNNNNNNNNNNNNNNNNNNNNNNNNNNNNNNNNNNNNNNNNNNNNNNNNNNNNNNNNNNNNNNNNNNNNNNNNNNNNNNNNNNNNNNNNNNNNNNNNNNNNNNNNNNNNNNNNNNNNNNNNNNNNNNNNNNNNNNNNNNNNNNNNNNNNNNNNNNNNNNNNNNNNNNNNNNNNNNNNNNNNNNNNNNNNNNNNNNNNNNNNNNNNNNNNNNNNNNNNNNNNNNNNNNNNNNNNNNNNNNNNNNNNNNNNNNNNNNNNNNNNNNNNNNNNNNNNNNNNNNNNNNNNNNNNNNNNNNNNNNNNNNNNNNNNNNNNNNNNNNNNNNNNNNNNNNNNNNNNNNNNNNNNNNNNNNNNNNNNNNNNNNNNNNNNNNNNNNNNNNNNNNNNNNNNNNNNNNNNNNNNNNNNNNNNNNNNNNNNNNNNNNNNNNNNNNNNNNNNNNNNNNNNNNNNNNNNNNNNNNNNNNNNNNNNNNNNNNNNNNNNNNNNNNNNNNNNNNNNNNNNNNNNNNNNNNNNNNNNNNNNNNNNNNNNNNNNNNNNNNNNNNNNNNNNNNNNNNNNNNNNNNNNNNNNNNNNNNNNNNNNNNNNNNNNNNNNNNNNNNNNNNNNNNNNNNNNNNNNNNNNNNNNNNNNNNNNNNNNNNNNNNNNNNNNNNNNNNNNNNNNNNNNNNNNNNNNNNNNNNNNNNNNNNNNNNNNNNNNNNNNNNNNNNNNNNNNNNNNNNNNNNNNNNNNNNNNNNNNNNNNNNNNNNNNNNNNNNNNNNNNNNNNNNNNNNNNNNNNNNNNNNNNNNNNNNNNNNNNNNNNNNNNNNNNNNNNNNNNNNNNNNNNNNNNNNNNNNNNNNNNNNNNNNNNNNNNNNNNNNNNNNNNNNNNNNNNNNNNNNNNN
It encodes the following:
- the LOC104722838 gene encoding uncharacterized protein LOC104722838; this translates as MAGKAAETVAKTVTGPWRAKLDKYRTELTKGVWGYWEMGAWKPLGISARRRAMLRKEVLTNGEDWPYDPERKAMRTKRKGHKCDRISAEKRENTAKLMLKMPQMLLDYKKRRWDKKMKEEEKAKEDK
- the LOC104722840 gene encoding 5'-adenylylsulfate reductase 3, chloroplastic isoform X1 translates to MALAINVSSSSSSSVISASSFPSSELKAPQIGSLRLFDRINVSAASLSLSGKRSSVKALNVQSITKESMVASEVTEKLDVVEVEDFEELAKRLENASPLEIMDKALEKFGNDIAIAFSGAEDVALIEYAHLTGRPYRVFSLDTGRLNPETYRLFDTVEKHYGIRIEYMFPDAVEVQALVKNKGLFSFYEDGHQECCRIRKVRPLRRALKGLRAWITGQRKDQSPGTRSEIPVVQVDPVFEGLDGGAGSLVKWNPVANVEGNDVWNFLRTMDVPVNTLHAAGYVSIGCEPCTRAVLPGQHEREGRWWWEDAKAKECGLHKGNIKENTNGNATANVNGKSTVADIFNSENVVSLSRQGIENLMKLENRNEAWIVVLYAPWCPFCQAMEASFDELADKLGGNGVKVAKFRADGDQKEFAKSELQLGSFPTILVFPKNSSRPIKYPSEKRDVDSLTSFLNLVR
- the LOC104722839 gene encoding autophagy-related protein 8a-like isoform X1; this translates as MIFSCLKFADTNRIAMAKSSFKVSNPLEARMSESTRIREKYPDRIPVIVEKAGQSDVPDIDKKKYLVPADLTVGQFVYVVRKRIKLGAEKAIFVFVKNTLPPTAALMSAIYEEHKDEDGFLYMTYSGENTFGSLTVA
- the LOC104722840 gene encoding 5'-adenylylsulfate reductase 3, chloroplastic isoform X2; the protein is MALAINVSSSSSSSVISASSFPSSELKAPQIGSLRLFDRINVSAASLSLSGKRSSVKALNVQSITKESMVASEKLDVVEVEDFEELAKRLENASPLEIMDKALEKFGNDIAIAFSGAEDVALIEYAHLTGRPYRVFSLDTGRLNPETYRLFDTVEKHYGIRIEYMFPDAVEVQALVKNKGLFSFYEDGHQECCRIRKVRPLRRALKGLRAWITGQRKDQSPGTRSEIPVVQVDPVFEGLDGGAGSLVKWNPVANVEGNDVWNFLRTMDVPVNTLHAAGYVSIGCEPCTRAVLPGQHEREGRWWWEDAKAKECGLHKGNIKENTNGNATANVNGKSTVADIFNSENVVSLSRQGIENLMKLENRNEAWIVVLYAPWCPFCQAMEASFDELADKLGGNGVKVAKFRADGDQKEFAKSELQLGSFPTILVFPKNSSRPIKYPSEKRDVDSLTSFLNLVR
- the LOC104722839 gene encoding autophagy-related protein 8a-like isoform X2 — its product is MAKSSFKVSNPLEARMSESTRIREKYPDRIPVIVEKAGQSDVPDIDKKKYLVPADLTVGQFVYVVRKRIKLGAEKAIFVFVKNTLPPTAALMSAIYEEHKDEDGFLYMTYSGENTFGSLTVA